From Brassica oleracea var. oleracea cultivar TO1000 chromosome C3, BOL, whole genome shotgun sequence, a single genomic window includes:
- the LOC106331651 gene encoding abscisic acid receptor PYL5-like gives MSSAVQIQHGSDAPNGFHTLQPHDQTDGLIRRVCLTRGMHVPEHVAMHHSYDVGPDQCCSSVVKTTHAPPECVWALLRRFDNPRAYKNFIRQCRIMQGDGLHAGDLREVMVVSGLPAVSSTERLEILDEERHVISFSVVGGDHRLENYRSVTTLHASDEEGTVVVESYIVDVPPGNTEEETVSFVDTIVRCNLQSLARSTNRQ, from the coding sequence ATGAGTTCAGCGGTGCAGATCCAACATGGCTCCGACGCCCCCAACGGCTTCCACACGCTGCAGCCACACGACCAAACCGATGGTCTGATCAGACGTGTGTGCCTCACGCGCGGTATGCATGTGCCTGAGCACGTGGCGATGCACCACTCGTACGACGTTGGTCCGGATCAGTGCTGCTCCTCGGTGGTGAAGACGACCCACGCGCCGCCCGAGTGCGTATGGGCCCTCCTGCGTCGTTTCGATAACCCTAGAGCTTACAAGAACTTCATCAGGCAGTGCCGTATCATGCAAGGCGACGGGCTACACGCCGGAGATCTCCGGGAAGTCATGGTCGTGTCGGGACTCCCAGCGGTCTCGAGCACCGAGAGGTTAGAGATCTTGGACGAGGAGCGTCACGTGATAAGCTTTAGCGTCGTGGGTGGGGACCACCGGCTCGAGAACTACCGATCGGTGACGACACTGCATGCGTCGGATGAAGAAGGAACCGTCGTGGTGGAGTCTTATATCGTAGATGTGCCGCCGGGAAACACGGAGGAGGAGACTGTTAGCTTCGTGGATACTATAGTCCGGTGCAATCTTCAGTCTCTGGCTAGAAGTACCAACCGGCAATAA